In Pseudomonas sp. GCEP-101, one DNA window encodes the following:
- a CDS encoding PilZ domain-containing protein, with amino-acid sequence MRHQRHIERHQLPYYLKVFNSITDKPMGYLGNVSLDGLLLISQLPMLVGGRFEMRLKIPGHDGKLQLIEFAATCQWCREDVNPGHYDSGFSLAAPPMEYVELVDALRRYFSFRRQVESV; translated from the coding sequence ATGCGTCATCAACGACATATCGAGCGCCATCAGCTGCCCTACTACCTGAAGGTGTTCAACAGCATCACCGACAAACCGATGGGCTACCTGGGCAACGTGTCGCTGGACGGGCTGTTGCTGATCAGCCAGCTGCCGATGCTGGTGGGTGGCCGCTTCGAGATGCGCCTGAAGATCCCGGGGCACGACGGCAAGCTGCAACTGATCGAGTTCGCCGCCACCTGCCAGTGGTGCCGCGAAGACGTCAATCCGGGCCACTACGACTCCGGCTTCAGCCTGGCCGCGCCGCCGATGGAATACGTCGAGCTGGTGGATGCGCTACGCCGTTATTTCAGTTTTCGCCGGCAGGTGGAGTCGGTCTGA